Genomic window (Granulicella arctica):
GGCGAACGGGCATAACGGGGTGAAATCAGTCTCCGGCGCGCTTGGAACAGAAGAATGGCTGCGCATTCGGATCGGGGTTGGAAAACCCGCTCTGGAGGACGGCCGAGAGATCAAGGCGGGTGGCAAGGATTATTTGCTCTCGCCGATGCGCAAGCAGGAGCTTGCGGTGCTGGACGAAGTACTTGATCGCGCGAAAAACGCGGTTGAGGTGGTTCTGACAAAAGGCGTCGGAGCTGCGATGAATGAGTTCAACCGTCGTGCAAGCGATCCTGACGATGGGACGAGCGGCACGGCTAAGAAGTAGACGCATTATTTCCAAACCGGATTGACAGAACAGACGTCAGTACGGTGCGAAGCAGAACTTCGCAGAAAGAAGTAGATCGCATGAATACTCGTTCTTACGAAATTATGTTTATCGTCCGTCCAGACGTTGAAGAAGCTGACCTCGACAAGATCATCGAAGGCTTCCAGAAGAACGTCACCGATGGTGGCGGCGAGATCAAAAGCCTCGAGAAGATGGGCCGTCGCCGGCTTGCTTACACGGTCAAGAAGTTCAATGATGGCTTCTACGTGCTCCTAACCATTGGCGCCGAGGGTAAGCTGATCGCCGAACTCGAGCGTCGCCTCCGCGTCTCTGAGCCGATCATCAAGTTCATCACGGTCCGCATGGATGAAGAAGAGAAGCGTCTCGCCAAGGTCAAGGCCATTCGCGATACCAAGGTAAAGCGCAGCGCTATGCCGATCGCCCAGCCAGTCCAGGCGACACCTGCGGCTACGACACCAGTCGCTGAGACGACGCCTGATGCAGTTGCGGCCCCGGTCGAGGAAGATGCAAAGCCGGCAGCTGAAACTCCCGAGGCAAGCGCGGCCGCCGAAACGGTTCCAGCTGCTGTCTAGCTGAGAGCTCCAAGCTTTGCGGTACTCCAGTTCGCTGGATTGCCGCAGGAAGTACAACCGCTCATCGTCGCTTCCATCCGAACGGATGTTCAGAGATTCCACAGCGAATCTGGAGCGATTGAAAGGCAAAACCCATTGAAAGGGAATCATCATGGCTGACGAAACGAACAGCACTCCCGCTCCTGAGCAGCAGGCAGCAGCGGCTCCGCACGCACACACGCCCCGCCCATCGGGTCCTCACTCCAGCCCTGGCGGCCCGCCGCGCGGACCTCGTCCGGCTGGCGGTCCCGGCGGCGGTCCTGGAGGACGCAAGTTCTTCCGCCGCAAGAAGGTCTGCAAGTTCTGCACGGAGAAGATCGATGCGATCTCGTACCGCGATGTTCGCCTGCTTCAGGGCTTTGTCGCTGAGCGTGGCAAGATTGTTCCGCGTCGTTTGACTGGCGTTTGCACACGTCATCAGCGTCGCCTTTCGCTCGCCATCAAGCAGTCGCGCAACATTGCGCTGCTGGCCTTCGCAGCGCGCTTCTAACTGCGCCCAACAAGTCAGGGATATCGGAGATAGTCATGGAAGTCATTCTGAAGGAAGACGTAAATAAGCTTGGTCACCGTGGCGACGTGGTGAAGGTTGCGGACGGTTACGGTCGCAACTATCTGCTGCCGGGCAAGCTGGCGATTGAAGCGACGACCGCGAATCGTGCCGTCATCGAGCAGATGAAAGGCTCGGCGATCCGTAAGTCGGCGAAGGAGAAGGGCGAGGCGCAGGATCTCTCGACTCGTCTGGATGCTGTTGAGCTGACGTTTGAGCGCAAGGTTGGCGAGAACGATCATCTGTTCGGTTCGGTCACGTCGGGCGATATCGCTCACGCGCTCGAGCTGCAGGGCTACACGATCGATCGTCGCAAGATCTCACTCGAAGAACCGTTGAAGACGCTGGGCGAGTTCCACGTTCCCGTGAAGCTGCATCGTGAGGTTACAACGCACTTGAAGGTAACAATCAAGGGCGATGCGCCTGAAGCTGAGACCTCGGCGGCGTAAGCCTAAGGGTACGAACATCGAGACGCCTGTCTTCGCTTAGTTTGCGGAGGCAGGCGCTTTCTTTGTGGCTTGCCGTAACTTGCTAGTCCTCTAACGCGACGCGCGACGCGGGTTCCCCATCCGGGCGGCTTCTTCGGCCGCGGAGGAATTGCTGACAGCGAGCGTTGCAGACATGCAGGGTTGGAACCCAGAGCACGAGGGCGATGAGAACGGCCATGGTGAGTACGGGCGCTAGAATCTTTTCGGACATAACACCTCCAGTCGACTGAACCAGTGAGCTGGAGCGTTGAGGCGCTCTCAGCCTATTTGGATAGTGTTGTTTCTGGTGATTTCGTTACGTGGACCCGAAGTTCGATGTGTCGCTTTGACGTGCTAGAGGCTAAGTGTTTTCGAAACGTGGGCTTGGAAAGTGCCTTCCAATCCATCATTCAATTGGACTTACACCAAATTTTCATGCCGAACAATGTAGCCTCGACACCGATGGCGCCAAGGCCAATTCTTCACTGGCAGTACTGTAGCACGGCGAAATATCTCTTTTATCAGTTTCTTGCCAGGAATTTTGTCTCTGGCTTTTAGTGTGGTGCGTTGCCGACATGAATGATCGCGC
Coding sequences:
- the rpsF gene encoding 30S ribosomal protein S6, translating into MNTRSYEIMFIVRPDVEEADLDKIIEGFQKNVTDGGGEIKSLEKMGRRRLAYTVKKFNDGFYVLLTIGAEGKLIAELERRLRVSEPIIKFITVRMDEEEKRLAKVKAIRDTKVKRSAMPIAQPVQATPAATTPVAETTPDAVAAPVEEDAKPAAETPEASAAAETVPAAV
- the rpsR gene encoding 30S ribosomal protein S18 — translated: MADETNSTPAPEQQAAAAPHAHTPRPSGPHSSPGGPPRGPRPAGGPGGGPGGRKFFRRKKVCKFCTEKIDAISYRDVRLLQGFVAERGKIVPRRLTGVCTRHQRRLSLAIKQSRNIALLAFAARF
- the rplI gene encoding 50S ribosomal protein L9, giving the protein MEVILKEDVNKLGHRGDVVKVADGYGRNYLLPGKLAIEATTANRAVIEQMKGSAIRKSAKEKGEAQDLSTRLDAVELTFERKVGENDHLFGSVTSGDIAHALELQGYTIDRRKISLEEPLKTLGEFHVPVKLHREVTTHLKVTIKGDAPEAETSAA